A window of Vibrio ishigakensis contains these coding sequences:
- the pepA gene encoding leucyl aminopeptidase → MEFSVKSGSPEKQRSACIVVGVFEPRRLSPVAEQLDEISNGYLSSLLRRGDLEGKPGQMLLLHQVPGVLSERVLLVGCGKERELGERQYKEIIQKTISTLNETGSMEAVCFLTELHVKGRDTYWKVRQAVEATHEGLYTFDQFKSNKPETRRPLRKLVFNVPTRRELSIGERAIKHGLAVAAGVNASKDLGNMPPNVANPAYLASQARRLADDYDTVTTKIIGEQEMEKLGMTSYLAVGRGSHNESMMSVIDYKGNPDSDAKPIVLIGKGLTFDSGGISLKPGEGMDEMKYDMCGAASVFGAMKALAQLNLPINVVGVLAGCENMPGSNAYRPGDILTTMSGQTVEVLNTDAEGRLVLCDALTYVERFEPESVVDVATLTGACVIALGHHISGVLSNHNPLAHELVNASEQSGDRAWRLPMADEYQEQLASPFADMANIGGRPAGTITAGCFLARFAKKYNWAHLDIAGTAWKSGKAKGSTGRPVSLLVQFLLNRSGQEIEE, encoded by the coding sequence ATGGAGTTCAGTGTAAAAAGTGGTAGCCCAGAGAAACAGCGCAGTGCTTGCATTGTCGTTGGAGTATTCGAGCCACGTCGTCTTTCACCAGTAGCAGAGCAGCTTGATGAGATCAGTAATGGTTACCTAAGCTCACTTCTGCGTCGTGGTGACCTAGAAGGAAAGCCAGGACAAATGCTCCTCCTGCACCAAGTACCTGGTGTGCTTTCTGAACGCGTTCTTCTTGTTGGCTGTGGTAAAGAGCGTGAGCTCGGTGAGCGCCAATATAAAGAGATCATTCAAAAAACCATCAGCACCCTTAACGAAACCGGCTCAATGGAAGCGGTATGTTTCCTAACTGAACTGCACGTTAAAGGCCGTGACACTTACTGGAAGGTTCGTCAGGCAGTTGAAGCAACGCACGAAGGTCTGTACACCTTTGATCAGTTCAAGAGCAACAAGCCTGAGACTCGTCGCCCGCTACGCAAGCTAGTATTTAACGTACCAACTCGTCGTGAGCTGAGCATTGGTGAGCGCGCTATCAAGCACGGTCTTGCGGTTGCGGCTGGTGTTAACGCATCTAAAGATCTGGGCAACATGCCACCAAACGTGGCTAACCCAGCATACCTAGCCTCTCAGGCTCGTCGTCTAGCAGATGATTACGATACCGTGACCACTAAGATCATCGGTGAGCAAGAGATGGAAAAGCTAGGCATGACTTCATATCTAGCGGTTGGTCGTGGCTCTCACAACGAATCTATGATGTCGGTTATCGACTACAAGGGTAACCCTGACTCAGACGCTAAACCTATTGTACTTATCGGTAAGGGCCTAACCTTCGACTCAGGCGGTATCTCGCTTAAACCAGGCGAAGGTATGGACGAGATGAAGTACGACATGTGTGGTGCGGCAAGTGTATTCGGTGCAATGAAAGCGCTGGCTCAGCTAAACCTACCTATTAACGTGGTTGGCGTACTTGCTGGCTGTGAGAACATGCCAGGCAGCAACGCATACCGTCCAGGTGACATTCTGACTACCATGTCAGGTCAAACTGTTGAGGTTCTGAACACCGATGCTGAGGGTCGTCTAGTGCTGTGTGATGCGCTGACTTATGTTGAGCGTTTTGAGCCAGAATCAGTTGTCGATGTTGCGACTCTAACTGGCGCATGTGTGATTGCTCTGGGTCATCACATCAGTGGTGTTCTATCAAACCACAACCCGCTTGCACACGAGCTGGTAAACGCTTCTGAGCAGTCTGGTGACCGCGCATGGCGTCTGCCTATGGCTGATGAGTATCAAGAGCAGCTAGCTAGCCCGTTCGCAGATATGGCAAACATCGGTGGTCGCCCAGCAGGCACCATCACTGCTGGCTGTTTCTTAGCGCGCTTTGCCAAGAAGTACAACTGGGCTCACTTGGATATCGCAGGAACAGCTTGGAAGTCAGGTAAAGCCAAAGGCTCAACCGGACGTCCAGTATCGCTTCTGGTTCAGTTCCTACTGAATCGCAGCGGCCAAGAGATCGAAGAGTAA
- a CDS encoding DNA polymerase III subunit chi gives MTTATFYIIEPDSQADSPQGFQDYVLYLLKHFVSQGARIYLHTDDRQDAESWDDFLFQQDNDAFIPHNLTGEGPRQGTPVEIGFLPAHLSRNRNLLINVSNNETNFARSVHQVVDFVPCDEKAKHTARERYKIYRQAGYQMQTITIKK, from the coding sequence ATGACCACAGCCACTTTTTACATCATAGAGCCAGACAGTCAGGCCGATAGTCCACAAGGCTTTCAAGACTATGTTCTCTATCTACTGAAGCACTTTGTTTCGCAAGGTGCTCGCATCTACCTGCATACCGACGACAGACAAGACGCAGAATCTTGGGATGACTTCTTGTTTCAACAAGATAATGATGCCTTTATTCCGCATAACCTAACCGGTGAAGGCCCACGCCAGGGCACCCCCGTTGAAATAGGTTTTCTACCCGCTCACCTCTCCAGAAACCGAAACTTACTCATCAACGTGTCGAATAATGAGACAAACTTTGCTCGAAGTGTGCATCAAGTGGTAGACTTCGTCCCTTGCGATGAAAAAGCAAAGCATACCGCCAGAGAAAGGTATAAAATTTACCGTCAGGCGGGCTATCAAATGCAAACCATCACCATCAAAAAATAA